A single region of the Planctomycetia bacterium genome encodes:
- a CDS encoding tetratricopeptide repeat protein, whose amino-acid sequence MRSLIGTLLVLVTAFANSAKAQTPAPAAAAPTPPPAAVEDPRIRQMEGSLSKLRDTSPEAAALMVELIDAYYAEGRVFGIIRVGQTFVTGFSSHPKHKDVMLKLIDGLLATSRNKEIITLARQFLQRYPEDPACPRIEQVLATTLEQVDDRPRAAEALDAVWRRLGDTFVGREAALRAFGYYNGMNNKDGFTKAAILAESVADKVAAPEFATRFGLDAVINWQRIADYAKSNAVGSKLLKKNLPADPAIRAYMHTLLAQNDISLGQRANAAENYRKARTLVDNRESLSRLIVELASASAPPEQMQPLIDEYINKYPFATDRFVLKSYLPAAYIRVKNYTRAVQLLKELLLEDPSSNSVAALFVQYNTHDWVKNVTDAPKYPETEQLLLQAIGKNPINDPYLRYVLAFTVYRDLIKDPTKTKQILRDMLAKSPSSNHYSNEALVWLLNNAENDQAFTAELQLALKSREENLNLSLYRTFLPTWAQQNRNNKDLKARAAQVKDAIDKADQTPLALAWVASESPTVRTAQEGRAKLLAAGEFEKLNDAQARQVVVQQAESYRYQAAAEMRMKGIELYGKAAKRFPTDYLIAVAYLEVASDYGTPEVGKEAALALLKLEPTGNNSDTWRRLFIVADKNKDAALVKASFDWITKAQLKFGPEMGNASVIADVMDRNGMPTEAMALLKKCLDTAPNTYEARNCVERMYLKLPPTEVAARIAVLRDVLTRKSDYHGQYAGWLAMELYKTNDIAGFEQVLRDSRALQNDRANRPWGLDDSVPQQFLEMVRTDKDADLAKKQRVAAVVRDMQLTTSQASARLLLLELAPQDAMKPMDRLLAYQAATSIAGNASHEWDYLMTYAQAAMIRKDYPAAATLVTGMMANMSSVEVTRRQTGRDLVGQSYARMGAAGLSIDESSPIAPLLQAALYLRLGDDRLAFESYSANKALFDENRAQMPIDLILFVCESHIAAGGDANHDRAEDILRGWLIKNGESKDIDDPTKASVQLLLAKNFFKSQRYDVARSEFSTVVNRWPSTPQAIEAQFGIGESYMAQKVYDQAELVFEKLVNSKERDVVIRAEFLRGVLANRRGDRDEARDIFKAVLDRVPSVELANQALFNLAEVYGAEERYIDQLELLRTVGRLGRTSQRWHAPGTALAIVVQDSDLGISRGHARIPVRVTTIPGGDEETIFLYSGGAGKGLFRADLETRLGTVAKNDKVLQLSGLDVIKCDYPAEFKAEFKSVPLSDAEIHIAADARFEVAGSKIIDEREESFSEKLEREARERDRSRGSTAADRPKNQIKPGNPVYMRVQDADRDLTEKPDSITVKLVATSGDQVQAKLMETGPHTGIFEATAMTGDLPAGAVASDTSIEHSPLMAIDKDPATFWLSEPDGATPKMLSIDMKDLKIVDHVTISSPKPDQQFAVRGDIEVSNDGRFWFRIASQPPQAPAPKVAESYGKMTRSVFEGNYTNLTTWEQIVALMKNQKPTEQTTVNDISYTAPNTSEGDAIRQRPHAAVWHGKLVQQRDGAARIAIQGNRTAFSIDGRLELLPGDGNRFVDVWLEKGTHDLTIFAATNNNAPLAGATIAREDHSALRLDMLPFTAADFDLARLEAQPAQLRAPATLEIKEGRWEAKFAPIAARHVRFMIREYLGEAVAVNNFIIGDSQVKAQHIPTAADVLSLAVNDVLEIAAGDKVTASYADEMTQAGTGRSQLLSASLTATYYNAETTSIAYDFERQSNGAMQEIRKELVRIDPGQRVVVEITDYDLDITAGLDQLKFQVSVNDGTPLELVAQEIEQRPGVFTKEVDTSATPAEGKLTVKVGDRVVCSYTDLQNTFPGHAVPREATVYIAEPSAAKIRIVETRVIRPPVGSAAPPRITYLPMTDVPVSTVAFEAPLTIEVIDPDAARDSRSKTLVKLTTPAGAAIEVECVVARDPSTTLGGFSRKTIEEGRFIGQVILQLGGKDSPDIVPLVAGMPRNLLGGGKLAEADQAAGEEIVVTRVLNVSGKDIIDAQYKDELKPEAAAALINAKGRLIANATLACVDRDYERDVTQLHVGEKLFLKIVDADLDTSDQRDHARVVLTTARGDREEVELEETLTHSGVFTGSVLLKAQEKATPGNSSPVEAQLEAYFGDLVMVEYVDKAASTESGELALKIELPVVVGTDGLVAAFSKTFGDETLAVETQFHVAESYFELFKSHQKLERKGEQRTDLEAGRRVLREVMEDYPNPKYIARIAYLLGQFAQELKDFDEAIDNYQLIVKQYPDSTLAPDAQYKLAQCYEEQGDFDQALEAYVTLAATYPKSALIANVMIRISDYFYKGENFEVAAQVGEKFLERFDGHEWGPQMAFRIGQCYYKGKDFTRAGKAFDNFTKVFPDHALCSDAWFWAGESWRMGNSIPEAFRRYNWCRWKFAESEAAKYARGRLALPEMLQQFEAEANSVDP is encoded by the coding sequence ATGCGAAGTTTGATAGGAACGTTGCTTGTTCTCGTAACCGCTTTCGCGAATTCGGCGAAGGCTCAAACCCCCGCCCCGGCCGCCGCCGCGCCGACTCCTCCGCCTGCCGCGGTGGAAGACCCGCGCATCCGGCAGATGGAAGGCAGCTTATCGAAGCTGCGCGACACGTCGCCGGAAGCGGCGGCGTTGATGGTGGAGTTGATCGATGCGTACTACGCCGAAGGGCGCGTGTTCGGCATCATCCGTGTCGGGCAGACGTTCGTCACCGGCTTTTCTTCGCATCCGAAGCATAAGGACGTGATGCTCAAGCTGATCGACGGCTTGCTCGCGACCTCGCGCAACAAAGAAATCATCACTCTCGCGCGGCAATTCTTGCAGCGCTATCCGGAAGATCCGGCCTGCCCTCGCATCGAGCAGGTCCTCGCTACGACGTTGGAACAAGTCGACGATCGGCCGCGCGCCGCCGAAGCTCTCGATGCCGTGTGGCGCCGCCTGGGCGATACCTTCGTCGGCCGCGAAGCTGCGTTGCGGGCCTTCGGCTATTACAACGGCATGAACAACAAAGACGGCTTCACCAAGGCCGCGATCTTGGCCGAGTCGGTTGCCGACAAAGTCGCCGCCCCGGAGTTCGCCACCCGCTTCGGGTTGGATGCGGTCATCAACTGGCAGCGGATCGCCGATTATGCCAAGAGCAACGCCGTCGGCTCGAAGCTCTTGAAGAAGAATCTTCCGGCCGATCCGGCCATTCGCGCCTACATGCATACGCTCTTGGCGCAAAACGACATCAGCTTAGGTCAGCGCGCCAACGCCGCCGAAAACTATCGCAAGGCTCGCACGCTGGTCGATAATCGCGAATCGCTTTCGCGGCTGATCGTCGAACTCGCCTCGGCCAGCGCTCCGCCGGAGCAAATGCAACCGCTCATCGATGAATACATCAATAAATACCCGTTCGCGACCGATCGGTTCGTGTTGAAGTCGTATTTGCCGGCGGCTTATATCCGGGTGAAGAACTACACTCGCGCCGTGCAGCTTCTCAAGGAATTGTTGCTGGAAGACCCGTCGTCGAACAGCGTCGCCGCACTATTCGTGCAGTACAACACGCATGATTGGGTGAAGAACGTCACCGACGCGCCGAAGTACCCGGAAACGGAGCAACTTCTCCTGCAAGCGATCGGAAAGAACCCGATCAACGATCCATATCTACGCTATGTCTTAGCGTTCACCGTTTATCGCGACTTGATCAAGGACCCGACGAAGACGAAGCAAATCCTCCGCGACATGCTCGCGAAGTCGCCGTCGAGCAATCACTACTCGAACGAAGCGCTCGTCTGGTTGTTGAACAACGCCGAGAACGATCAAGCGTTCACGGCCGAGCTGCAACTGGCGTTGAAGTCGCGTGAAGAAAATCTGAACTTGTCGTTGTACCGCACGTTCCTCCCGACCTGGGCTCAGCAGAACCGCAACAACAAGGATCTCAAGGCCCGTGCGGCGCAAGTGAAGGACGCGATCGATAAGGCCGATCAGACTCCGCTCGCGCTGGCCTGGGTCGCTTCCGAATCGCCGACCGTGCGCACGGCGCAAGAAGGTCGGGCCAAGCTGCTCGCCGCCGGTGAGTTCGAGAAGCTCAACGACGCTCAAGCTCGCCAAGTCGTCGTGCAACAAGCGGAAAGCTACCGCTATCAAGCCGCCGCCGAAATGCGGATGAAGGGGATCGAACTCTACGGCAAGGCCGCGAAGCGCTTCCCGACCGACTACCTGATCGCCGTCGCATACCTGGAAGTGGCAAGCGACTACGGCACGCCGGAAGTCGGCAAGGAAGCAGCCTTGGCGTTGTTGAAGTTGGAGCCGACGGGCAATAACTCCGACACTTGGCGCCGCTTGTTCATCGTCGCCGATAAGAACAAAGACGCCGCGCTCGTCAAAGCGTCGTTCGATTGGATCACGAAGGCGCAACTGAAGTTCGGCCCTGAGATGGGGAACGCGTCGGTCATCGCCGACGTAATGGATCGCAACGGCATGCCTACCGAAGCGATGGCCCTGTTGAAGAAATGCTTGGACACGGCCCCGAACACGTACGAAGCGCGCAACTGCGTCGAGCGGATGTACCTAAAGCTTCCGCCGACGGAAGTTGCGGCCCGGATCGCAGTTCTCCGCGATGTGTTGACTCGCAAATCGGACTACCACGGCCAATACGCCGGCTGGTTGGCGATGGAACTTTACAAGACGAACGACATCGCCGGCTTCGAGCAAGTCTTGCGCGATAGCCGCGCGTTGCAGAACGATCGCGCGAACCGACCTTGGGGCCTCGACGACTCGGTGCCGCAGCAATTCCTCGAAATGGTGCGCACGGATAAAGATGCCGACCTCGCTAAGAAACAACGTGTCGCCGCCGTCGTGCGCGACATGCAGTTGACTACGTCGCAAGCTTCCGCTCGTTTGCTGCTCTTGGAACTCGCGCCCCAAGATGCGATGAAGCCGATGGATCGCCTGCTCGCTTATCAAGCCGCGACGTCGATCGCCGGCAACGCGAGCCACGAATGGGACTACCTGATGACCTACGCCCAAGCGGCGATGATTCGTAAGGACTATCCCGCCGCCGCCACGCTCGTGACCGGCATGATGGCGAACATGAGCAGCGTCGAGGTAACGCGTCGTCAAACCGGCCGCGATCTCGTCGGTCAAAGCTACGCTCGCATGGGTGCCGCCGGTCTGTCGATCGACGAATCGAGCCCGATCGCTCCGCTGTTGCAAGCCGCTTTGTACTTGCGACTCGGCGATGATCGCTTGGCCTTCGAGAGCTACTCGGCCAACAAAGCCCTGTTCGATGAGAATCGGGCCCAGATGCCGATCGACCTGATCCTGTTCGTTTGCGAAAGCCACATCGCCGCCGGCGGCGACGCGAACCACGACCGGGCCGAAGACATCCTTCGAGGCTGGTTGATCAAGAACGGCGAGTCGAAAGATATCGACGATCCGACCAAGGCGAGCGTGCAGCTGCTGCTCGCGAAGAACTTCTTCAAGAGCCAGCGCTACGACGTCGCTCGCAGCGAGTTCTCGACGGTCGTCAACCGTTGGCCGTCGACGCCGCAAGCCATCGAAGCGCAGTTCGGCATCGGTGAAAGCTACATGGCTCAAAAGGTCTACGACCAAGCCGAATTGGTGTTCGAGAAGCTCGTCAACAGCAAGGAACGCGACGTCGTCATTCGCGCCGAATTCCTTCGCGGCGTGCTCGCCAATCGCCGCGGCGACCGTGATGAAGCCCGCGACATCTTCAAGGCGGTGCTCGATCGGGTACCGAGCGTCGAGTTGGCGAACCAAGCCCTCTTCAATCTCGCCGAAGTCTATGGTGCCGAAGAGCGGTACATCGACCAGCTCGAACTGCTCCGCACGGTCGGTCGCCTCGGCCGAACCAGCCAACGTTGGCACGCCCCGGGCACCGCGCTCGCGATCGTCGTGCAAGACTCCGACCTGGGCATCAGCCGCGGCCACGCTCGGATTCCGGTCCGCGTGACGACCATCCCCGGTGGGGATGAAGAGACGATCTTTCTCTATAGCGGCGGCGCAGGCAAAGGCCTGTTCCGTGCCGATCTCGAAACCCGTCTCGGCACCGTGGCGAAGAACGACAAGGTTCTTCAACTGTCGGGCCTCGACGTCATCAAGTGCGATTATCCGGCCGAGTTCAAGGCCGAGTTCAAGAGCGTTCCGCTTTCCGATGCCGAGATCCACATCGCGGCCGACGCACGCTTCGAAGTCGCCGGCAGCAAGATCATCGACGAGCGCGAGGAATCGTTCAGCGAGAAGCTCGAGCGTGAAGCGCGCGAACGTGATCGAAGCCGCGGTAGCACGGCCGCCGATCGTCCGAAGAATCAAATCAAGCCGGGCAATCCGGTTTATATGCGAGTGCAAGATGCCGACCGCGACCTCACGGAAAAGCCGGACTCGATCACGGTGAAGTTGGTTGCCACGAGCGGCGACCAAGTTCAAGCCAAGCTGATGGAGACCGGTCCGCACACGGGCATCTTCGAAGCAACGGCGATGACCGGCGATCTGCCTGCCGGTGCCGTGGCGAGCGACACCTCGATCGAACACAGCCCTCTGATGGCGATCGACAAAGATCCGGCCACGTTCTGGCTCAGCGAGCCGGATGGCGCGACGCCGAAGATGCTCAGCATCGACATGAAAGATCTGAAGATCGTCGATCACGTGACGATCAGCTCGCCTAAGCCCGATCAACAATTCGCTGTTCGGGGCGATATCGAAGTGAGCAACGACGGTCGCTTCTGGTTCCGCATCGCTTCGCAACCTCCGCAAGCCCCGGCGCCGAAGGTCGCCGAGTCGTACGGCAAGATGACCCGCAGCGTGTTCGAAGGCAACTACACGAACCTGACGACTTGGGAACAGATCGTCGCTTTGATGAAGAATCAAAAGCCGACGGAGCAAACCACGGTCAACGACATCAGCTACACCGCTCCGAACACCTCGGAAGGAGACGCCATTCGTCAACGTCCGCACGCGGCGGTTTGGCACGGCAAGCTCGTGCAACAACGGGACGGCGCGGCGCGCATCGCCATCCAAGGGAATCGCACTGCGTTTTCGATCGACGGTCGCTTGGAGCTGCTGCCGGGCGACGGGAATCGATTCGTCGACGTTTGGCTTGAGAAGGGGACGCACGATCTGACGATCTTCGCAGCGACGAACAACAACGCACCGCTCGCCGGCGCGACGATCGCCCGCGAAGACCATTCGGCCTTGCGATTGGACATGCTGCCGTTCACGGCTGCCGATTTCGACCTGGCGCGTCTTGAAGCCCAACCGGCTCAGCTTCGCGCTCCGGCGACGTTGGAAATTAAAGAAGGTCGTTGGGAGGCGAAGTTCGCTCCGATCGCGGCGCGGCACGTTCGCTTTATGATTCGCGAATACTTGGGCGAAGCGGTGGCGGTGAATAATTTCATCATCGGCGATTCGCAAGTGAAGGCGCAACACATCCCGACCGCGGCCGACGTCTTGTCGCTCGCCGTAAACGATGTGCTCGAAATCGCCGCAGGCGACAAAGTCACGGCTTCTTATGCCGACGAAATGACGCAAGCCGGCACCGGTCGCAGCCAGCTTCTTTCGGCCTCGTTGACCGCGACGTATTACAACGCCGAGACGACGTCGATCGCTTACGACTTCGAACGGCAGAGCAACGGGGCGATGCAAGAGATCCGCAAGGAGCTCGTCCGTATCGATCCGGGCCAACGGGTCGTCGTCGAAATCACCGACTACGATCTCGACATCACGGCCGGTCTCGACCAGTTGAAGTTCCAAGTCTCGGTGAACGACGGCACGCCGCTCGAGTTGGTCGCTCAAGAAATCGAACAACGTCCGGGCGTTTTCACGAAGGAAGTCGACACCAGCGCTACGCCTGCGGAAGGCAAGCTGACCGTCAAGGTCGGCGATCGGGTCGTCTGCAGCTACACCGACTTGCAGAACACGTTCCCCGGTCACGCGGTTCCTCGCGAGGCGACGGTTTACATCGCCGAGCCGAGCGCTGCGAAGATCCGGATCGTCGAAACGCGCGTAATTCGTCCGCCGGTAGGGAGTGCCGCTCCGCCGCGCATCACCTATCTGCCGATGACCGATGTCCCGGTCTCGACGGTTGCCTTCGAGGCCCCGTTGACGATCGAAGTCATCGATCCGGATGCGGCTCGCGATAGTCGGAGCAAGACCTTGGTCAAGCTTACGACCCCGGCCGGTGCGGCGATCGAAGTCGAGTGCGTCGTCGCTCGCGATCCGAGCACGACCTTGGGCGGCTTCAGCCGTAAGACGATCGAAGAAGGTCGCTTCATCGGGCAGGTCATCCTGCAACTCGGCGGTAAAGATAGCCCGGACATCGTGCCGCTGGTCGCCGGAATGCCGCGCAATCTGCTCGGCGGCGGCAAGCTGGCCGAGGCCGATCAAGCTGCCGGCGAAGAGATCGTGGTCACGCGCGTTCTCAACGTGTCCGGTAAGGACATCATCGACGCGCAATATAAAGACGAGTTGAAGCCCGAGGCCGCCGCGGCTTTGATCAACGCCAAGGGACGTCTGATCGCCAACGCTACGCTGGCGTGCGTCGATCGCGACTATGAACGAGACGTGACGCAACTGCACGTCGGCGAAAAGTTGTTCCTCAAGATCGTCGATGCCGATCTCGATACTTCCGATCAGCGTGATCATGCCCGTGTCGTTCTGACGACGGCTCGCGGCGATCGTGAAGAAGTGGAATTGGAAGAAACGTTGACGCATAGCGGTGTCTTCACCGGCAGCGTCTTGTTGAAGGCTCAAGAGAAGGCCACTCCGGGCAACTCGTCGCCGGTCGAAGCGCAGCTCGAAGCCTACTTCGGCGACTTGGTCATGGTCGAGTACGTCGACAAGGCCGCGAGCACGGAGTCGGGCGAATTGGCGTTGAAGATCGAATTGCCGGTCGTGGTCGGCACCGACGGCCTCGTCGCCGCGTTCAGCAAAACCTTCGGCGACGAAACCCTCGCCGTCGAAACGCAGTTCCACGTCGCCGAGAGCTACTTCGAGCTCTTCAAGAGCCATCAAAAGCTCGAGCGCAAGGGGGAGCAACGCACCGACCTCGAAGCCGGTCGTCGCGTGTTGCGCGAAGTGATGGAAGATTATCCGAATCCGAAGTACATCGCTCGCATCGCTTACCTCTTGGGCCAGTTCGCCCAAGAGTTGAAGGACTTCGATGAAGCGATCGACAACTACCAATTGATCGTGAAGCAGTATCCGGACAGCACGCTGGCTCCCGACGCGCAGTACAAGCTTGCTCAATGCTACGAAGAGCAAGGAGACTTCGACCAAGCCCTCGAAGCCTATGTGACGCTCGCCGCCACGTACCCGAAGAGTGCGCTCATCGCCAACGTGATGATTCGGATCAGCGACTACTTCTATAAGGGTGAAAACTTCGAAGTCGCCGCGCAGGTCGGCGAGAAGTTCCTCGAGCGTTTCGATGGTCACGAGTGGGGGCCGCAGATGGCCTTCCGTATCGGTCAATGCTATTACAAAGGCAAGGACTTCACTCGGGCCGGCAAGGCGTTCGACAACTTCACGAAGGTCTTCCCCGACCACGCGCTCTGCTCCGACGCTTGGTTCTGGGCCGGCGAAAGCTGGCGGATGGGGAACAGCATTCCCGAGGCATTCCGGCGTTACAACTGGTGCCGCTGGAAGTTCGCCGAAAGCGAAGCGGCCAAGTATGCCCGCGGTCGCTTGGCACTCCCCGAGATGTTGCAGCAGTTCGAGGCCGAGGCAAACAGCGTCGATCCGTAA
- a CDS encoding biopolymer transporter ExbD, protein MKLRRSTSKMLIEPPSVATGDIAFNLLVFFLVCASTQPDKGRKQDIPRSDPKQQTEQTQNIEVSLTRTTAEINGKKKTAMEFLPDLRTLLSSKTKQEDRVVVVKSSKDTPYDQWIFYTGLIGDAGGIVTLQLEEEQTVVAN, encoded by the coding sequence ATGAAACTTCGTCGTTCAACCAGCAAGATGCTCATCGAGCCGCCGAGCGTGGCGACGGGAGATATTGCGTTCAATCTGCTCGTGTTTTTCTTGGTCTGCGCATCGACGCAGCCCGACAAAGGCCGGAAGCAAGACATTCCGCGTAGCGACCCGAAGCAACAGACCGAGCAAACTCAAAACATCGAAGTGTCGCTGACGCGCACCACGGCCGAGATCAACGGCAAGAAGAAGACGGCGATGGAGTTCCTACCGGACTTGCGCACCTTGCTGTCGTCGAAGACGAAGCAAGAAGATCGGGTCGTGGTCGTGAAAAGCTCGAAGGATACGCCGTACGATCAATGGATTTTCTACACGGGCCTGATCGGCGATGCCGGCGGGATCGTCACGTTGCAACTCGAAGAAGAACAAACGGTGGTTGCGAATTAG
- a CDS encoding tetratricopeptide repeat protein → MSVVAASFTLCSVFAGALVHGQAPAAAPAGTEPAVRGSLVEDRAAVKLVEAGDARFDADEFSKALEVWESVIERYPRSKIRFTAHMRLGDYLLKRERAFDRARIHFEAASREENPEEEQRAEATLNLGICFYEARNYGKCFTVMRDVVEKFPVSPQVNQAYYYIGLGHFQLGHFSRAIDALEKVGTTMSGGAGRLEKVEAGKRLFIKIDDADLAALEVGRAVRVQLESVSGDKEQIDCFAVGRNVRVVLGSILTSLGKPQIGNDRLEVRGDEMIKVTYLDEHTGDKLFNRPREKQIPVVGNAIAQITDGAFSETLRGVVLEKSVNLQITDADFDKTDAADTLKAFVDILREKTPEELEADAAKAPAATATEPAPEVNRFKRIDRIEVVFTEAKVKHDLPMLPKSEEEGKTPESPKKAPAKPADPAAANATPAASPTTPATTAAPNAAAPATATPATAAPADAPKADAAKSEKNEKGEAASADPTVKAKPAVEKSVEPAPPVDDGTIHSGVFRATIELAKAELPVEGDALLQALPGDVLQLTYNDERHTGEGPLLVNVQAKVIEGNLGGVRVTRAQISDQELRIQTQLKTASALTNIGNRYKEFGLKTNATGKYEQALAVCEDIMVDARALGGRLLEDTYVQLWQIYYEMDKLELAAAMCQRLQREFPGSGFVDDALLQMADVVRKQGNLQRAIGLYTQLVNMQTSQLRGEAQFGIAECYESMATAAAATPASAAPLFDRAFQEYKRVFDAFPESGRVGEAVAKMANYYYQQKDYARAVDIFETVLADHPDAKFLDVILFNYGRCLYRMERKAEARKQFDQLIAEFPESPLAGDAKNITEALAKAGF, encoded by the coding sequence ATGTCGGTTGTCGCCGCATCGTTCACCCTCTGTTCGGTCTTCGCCGGTGCCTTGGTCCACGGCCAAGCTCCCGCGGCTGCTCCCGCCGGAACCGAGCCCGCCGTCCGCGGTTCGCTCGTCGAAGATCGGGCCGCCGTTAAGTTGGTCGAGGCGGGCGACGCTCGTTTCGATGCCGACGAATTCTCGAAGGCCCTCGAAGTTTGGGAATCGGTGATCGAGCGCTATCCGCGCAGCAAGATTCGCTTCACCGCGCACATGCGCTTAGGCGATTACCTGCTCAAGCGCGAACGGGCCTTCGATCGGGCTCGCATCCACTTCGAAGCCGCCTCGCGCGAAGAGAATCCGGAAGAAGAACAACGGGCCGAAGCCACGCTCAATCTCGGCATCTGCTTCTACGAAGCTCGCAACTACGGCAAGTGCTTCACCGTGATGCGCGATGTCGTCGAGAAGTTCCCGGTGAGCCCGCAAGTCAATCAAGCTTACTACTACATCGGCCTCGGCCACTTCCAACTCGGCCACTTCAGCCGCGCGATCGACGCCTTAGAGAAGGTCGGCACGACGATGTCGGGCGGGGCCGGTCGTTTGGAAAAAGTCGAAGCCGGCAAGCGCCTGTTCATCAAGATCGACGACGCGGACCTCGCCGCGTTGGAAGTCGGTCGGGCCGTACGCGTGCAATTGGAATCGGTCTCCGGCGATAAAGAACAAATCGATTGCTTCGCCGTCGGACGCAACGTGCGCGTCGTGCTCGGTTCGATTCTTACGTCGCTCGGCAAGCCGCAAATCGGCAACGATCGGTTGGAAGTGCGCGGCGACGAAATGATCAAGGTCACGTACCTCGACGAGCACACCGGCGACAAGTTGTTCAATCGTCCGCGAGAAAAACAAATTCCGGTCGTCGGCAACGCCATCGCTCAGATCACGGACGGAGCTTTCAGCGAAACCCTGCGGGGCGTCGTGTTGGAGAAGTCGGTTAACCTGCAAATCACCGACGCCGATTTCGACAAGACCGATGCCGCCGATACGCTCAAGGCGTTCGTCGACATCCTGCGTGAAAAGACTCCGGAAGAATTGGAAGCCGATGCGGCGAAAGCCCCCGCGGCCACTGCTACCGAGCCGGCACCCGAAGTGAACCGCTTCAAGCGGATCGATCGCATCGAGGTGGTCTTCACCGAAGCGAAGGTGAAGCACGACTTGCCGATGTTGCCGAAGAGTGAAGAGGAAGGTAAAACTCCGGAATCTCCGAAGAAGGCTCCGGCCAAACCGGCGGATCCTGCCGCTGCGAATGCCACCCCGGCCGCTTCGCCGACGACTCCGGCTACGACGGCTGCTCCGAATGCCGCTGCTCCGGCAACCGCAACCCCGGCAACTGCCGCTCCGGCCGATGCTCCTAAGGCCGACGCTGCGAAGAGTGAGAAAAATGAGAAGGGGGAAGCGGCTTCCGCAGATCCGACGGTGAAGGCGAAGCCGGCTGTCGAGAAGTCGGTCGAGCCCGCTCCGCCGGTCGACGACGGCACGATCCATTCGGGCGTGTTCCGCGCGACGATCGAACTGGCGAAAGCCGAACTGCCGGTCGAAGGGGATGCGTTGCTGCAAGCTCTGCCGGGCGACGTGCTGCAATTGACCTACAACGACGAACGCCATACGGGCGAAGGCCCGCTGCTCGTGAACGTGCAAGCCAAGGTGATCGAAGGCAACCTCGGCGGCGTCCGCGTGACTCGCGCCCAGATTTCCGATCAAGAGCTGCGGATTCAAACGCAATTGAAAACCGCCAGCGCGCTGACGAACATCGGCAACCGCTACAAAGAGTTCGGCTTGAAGACCAATGCGACGGGCAAGTACGAACAAGCCCTCGCCGTGTGCGAAGACATCATGGTCGACGCTCGTGCTTTGGGTGGTCGCTTGCTCGAAGACACCTACGTGCAACTCTGGCAGATCTACTACGAAATGGACAAGTTGGAACTGGCCGCGGCCATGTGCCAACGATTGCAACGTGAGTTCCCGGGCTCCGGCTTCGTCGACGACGCTCTCTTGCAAATGGCCGACGTCGTCCGCAAGCAAGGCAACTTGCAACGGGCCATCGGTCTCTACACGCAACTCGTGAACATGCAGACGAGCCAGCTGCGCGGTGAAGCCCAGTTCGGCATCGCGGAATGTTACGAGTCGATGGCGACCGCCGCCGCCGCTACTCCGGCTTCTGCGGCACCGCTCTTCGATCGTGCGTTCCAAGAATACAAGCGTGTCTTCGATGCCTTCCCGGAGAGCGGTCGCGTCGGGGAAGCGGTCGCCAAGATGGCGAACTACTATTATCAGCAAAAAGATTATGCCCGTGCCGTCGATATCTTCGAGACGGTGTTGGCCGATCATCCGGATGCGAAGTTCCTCGACGTCATTCTGTTCAACTACGGTCGCTGCTTGTACCGAATGGAACGGAAGGCCGAAGCTCGCAAGCAGTTCGATCAATTGATCGCCGAGTTCCCGGAGAGCCCGCTGGCCGGCGATGCGAAGAACATCACCGAAGCGCTCGCTAAGGCCGGTTTCTAA
- a CDS encoding MotA/TolQ/ExbB proton channel family protein: MGYMIEGGFFMWPIFILGVLAFGVIIERYRSLKMLSTDTDELRREVLDLLQADRVEEALEVCNKAQGPVPAILGTGLRKLLVLRKLNYDPGRIEEQVVKAMDDYGVHVTAALETHLPILATVSSVAPMIGFLGTVQGMVISFADIVAQHGKTDIVQAAAGGIMTALLTTVLGLVVGIPAFTAFNYFTSLINSFVLEVEGSASELIEAVTLQTVIDQQAGVDRSAPEAVAAV; the protein is encoded by the coding sequence ATGGGCTACATGATCGAAGGGGGCTTCTTCATGTGGCCGATCTTCATCCTCGGCGTGTTGGCGTTCGGCGTCATCATCGAGCGCTATCGCAGCTTGAAGATGTTGTCGACCGATACGGACGAGCTTCGTCGTGAAGTGCTCGACCTGTTGCAAGCAGATCGCGTGGAAGAAGCGCTCGAAGTCTGCAACAAGGCGCAAGGCCCCGTGCCGGCGATTCTCGGTACCGGCCTCCGCAAGCTGCTCGTGCTCCGGAAACTGAACTACGATCCGGGCCGGATCGAAGAGCAAGTCGTGAAGGCGATGGACGACTACGGCGTACACGTTACGGCCGCGCTCGAAACGCATCTGCCGATCCTTGCGACGGTCTCCAGCGTGGCACCGATGATCGGGTTCCTCGGCACGGTGCAAGGTATGGTGATCTCGTTCGCCGATATCGTCGCGCAGCACGGCAAGACCGACATCGTGCAAGCGGCGGCCGGCGGTATCATGACCGCGTTGCTCACGACCGTGTTGGGCTTGGTCGTAGGTATTCCGGCGTTCACGGCCTTCAACTACTTCACGAGCTTGATCAACAGCTTCGTGCTCGAAGTCGAAGGCTCGGCTTCGGAATTGATCGAAGCCGTGACGTTGCAAACGGTCATCGATCAGCAAGCAGGCGTGGATCGATCGGCTCCCGAAGCGGTAGCGGCGGTCTAG